A genomic segment from Aliidongia dinghuensis encodes:
- a CDS encoding amino acid ABC transporter substrate-binding protein, which yields MFKAIFPALTAVALVAGLAQPASAGTIETIKQRGQLVCGVNTGNPGFAQPDSKGVYSGFEVDQCRAVAAAITGKADNVKYVPLTSQNRFTALQSGEIDMLARSATWSLTRESTLNLAFPVVTFYDGQAFMVSKKLGVKSAKELKGATVCALTGSTSELNLADFSRANKLDIKPVSYDSLDGARDAFLGGRCDAYTTDMSGLAATRAAINNPDDYVILPEVISKEPISVAVRQDDPAFLHAVRWTMYAMIEAEELGITAATVDQHMKDENPETKRLLGATPGLGTSMGLTDSWAADVIRQVGNYGESFDRNVGPKTALGLQRGINELWSKGGLLYAPPFR from the coding sequence GCAGCGCGGCCAGCTGGTTTGCGGCGTCAATACCGGCAACCCGGGCTTCGCGCAGCCCGACAGCAAGGGCGTCTATAGCGGCTTCGAGGTCGATCAGTGCCGCGCCGTTGCGGCCGCGATCACCGGCAAGGCCGACAACGTCAAATACGTGCCGCTCACCTCGCAGAACCGCTTCACGGCGCTCCAGTCGGGCGAGATCGATATGCTGGCGCGCAGCGCTACCTGGTCCTTGACCCGGGAGTCGACGCTCAACCTCGCCTTCCCGGTCGTGACCTTCTATGACGGCCAGGCCTTCATGGTGTCGAAGAAGCTCGGCGTCAAAAGCGCCAAGGAGCTGAAGGGCGCCACGGTCTGCGCGCTCACCGGCTCGACCTCGGAGCTGAACCTCGCCGACTTCAGCCGGGCCAACAAGCTCGACATCAAGCCGGTGAGCTACGACAGCCTGGACGGCGCGCGCGACGCGTTCCTGGGCGGCCGCTGCGACGCCTACACGACCGACATGTCGGGCCTCGCCGCAACGCGCGCCGCGATCAACAATCCGGACGACTACGTGATCCTGCCGGAAGTGATCTCCAAGGAGCCGATCAGCGTCGCCGTGCGCCAGGACGACCCGGCGTTCCTCCACGCCGTGCGCTGGACCATGTATGCCATGATCGAGGCCGAGGAGCTCGGCATCACGGCCGCGACCGTCGACCAGCACATGAAGGACGAGAACCCGGAGACGAAGCGCCTCCTGGGCGCCACGCCCGGCCTCGGCACCTCCATGGGCCTGACCGACAGCTGGGCCGCCGATGTGATCCGCCAGGTCGGCAACTACGGCGAGAGCTTCGACCGCAACGTCGGCCCGAAGACCGCTCTCGGCCTGCAGCGCGGCATCAACGAGCTCTGGAGCAAGGGCGGCCTGCTCTACGCCCCGCCGTTCCGGTAA